The Primulina eburnea isolate SZY01 chromosome 6, ASM2296580v1, whole genome shotgun sequence genome contains a region encoding:
- the LOC140834811 gene encoding NAC transcription factor 25-like, whose product MESPSSSCGQPHLPPGFRFHPTDEELVVHYLKKKAASEPLPASTIIAEVDLYKYDPWELPSKASFGEQEWYFFSPRDRKYPNGARPNRAATSGYWKATGTDKPVFTSKDQIQKVGVKKALVFYCGKPPKGIKTDWIMHEYRLLENNFNVKAPGMPVSSKGSLRLDDWVLCRIFKKNTSSSSTRPVAESEQGDRSNMEDMFVSIPSQTMGVFHNLNPGIVKPSSDHNFVQDDSGKLICYDMLSGIHSNPHIIYTLSASMPDNIISSQYGIGLESNSGIFSRKDQTMHGANQDINNIDNQILDNGNDGSDSSSVSLLNQQSHQNPFPKGWDYASS is encoded by the exons ATGGAGAGCCCGAGTTCGAGCTGCGGGCAACCGCATCTGCCTCCAGGGTTTCGTTTCCACCCCACGGATGAGGAGCTTGTGGTTCACTATCTCAAGAAAAAAGCTGCCTCCGAGCCTTTGCCCGCAAGCACAATCATAGCAGAAGTTGATCTCTATAAATATGATCCATGGGAACTTCCAA GTAAGGCGAGTTTTGGAGAACAAGAATGGTACTTTTTCAGCCCGAGAGACCGGAAATACCCTAACGGAGCCCGGCCGAATCGGGCAGCCACTTCGGGCTATTGGAAGGCCACGGGCACGGACAAGCCCGTATTCACCTCCAAGGATCAGATCCAAAAGGTTGGGGTGAAGAAAGCTTTAGTTTTCTACTGTGGGAAGCCACCAAAGGGCATTAAGACCGATTGGATAATGCATGAATATCGTCTTCTTGAAAATAATTTCAACGTTAAGGCCCCTGGAATGCCCGTTAGCAGCAAAGGATCTTTGAGG CTTGATGATTGGGTTTTATGCCGGATTTTCAAGAAAAACACCTCTAGCAGCAGTACCAGACCAGTAGCCGAAAGCGAACAAGGTGATCGATCCAACATGGAAGACATGTTTGTTTCAATTCCTTCACAAACCATGGGCGTGTTTCATAATCTCAATCCAGGGATTGTTAAACCTAGCTCGGATCACAATTTCGTACAAGACGATAGTGGAAAATTGATCTGTTACGACATGTTATCCGGGATTCATAGTAATCCACACATAATATACACGTTATCCGCATCGATGCCAGACAACATAATTTCCTCTCAATATGGGATTGGATTGGAATCCAACAGTGGGATATTTTCGAGGAAGGATCAAACAATGCATGGCGCTAATCAGGATATTAACAATATCGACAATCAAATCCTAGATAATGGAAATGATGGGTCCGACAGTTCTTCTGTTTCGTTGCTCAATCAACAATCACACCAGAACCCATTTCCCAAGGGATGGGATTATGCATCGTCGTGA